A genomic region of Gossypium hirsutum isolate 1008001.06 chromosome D01, Gossypium_hirsutum_v2.1, whole genome shotgun sequence contains the following coding sequences:
- the LOC107921367 gene encoding monooxygenase 2 produces the protein MEIVEDVVIVGAGIAGLTTSLGLHRLGIRSLVLESSDELRITGFAFTTWSNAWKALDAVGIGESLRHQHYLTPSILVASTFLDQPASEISYKGHEIRCLQRRLLLETLAKELPSDTIRFSSKVVSIEESGFFKRLHLSDGTILKTKVLIGCDGVNSVVAKWLGFDKPVFTGRSAIRGSANFKGGHGFGLKFRQFLGKGLRSGFLPCNDENVYWFLTWIPSTKYEELEDDPVKLKQFVMSKLEDIPNEMKSVVGKTELDAIASSPLRYRRPWELLWGNISKGNVCVAGDALHPMTPDLGQGGCAALEDGVVLARCIAEALLKPGGEENNGKIVDEEEEYKRIEMGLKNYAQERRWRSIDLVSTASMVGYIQQNSGKIMNFLRDKFLSRFLPGMLLRKASFDCGTLRY, from the exons ATGGAAATAGTTGAAGACGTTGTGATTGTGGGAGCTGGAATTGCTGGTCTGACCACATCCTTGGGACTTCACAG GCTTGGAATTCGTAGTTTAGTATTGGAATCATCAGACGAGTTAAGGATCACTGGCTTTGCGTTCACGACATGGAGCAATGCCTGGAAAGCCTTGGATGCTGTTGGCATCGGTGAATCTCTTCGGCATCAACATTACCTTACGCCAAG CATACTCGTTGCCTCTACATTTTTAGACCAGCCAGCTTCAGAGATATCATATAAGGGTCATGAAATTCGGTGTCTTCAAAGGAGATTGTTGTTGGAAACTTTAGCAAAGGAACTCCCCAGCGATACCATCAGGTTCTCTTCTAAAGTGGTTTCCATTGAGGAATCTGGCTTCTTCAAACGACTGCATCTGTCTGATGGAACCATCCTCAAAACTAAG GTATTGATTGGATGTGATGGAGTGAACTCAgtggtggcaaaatggcttggtttcGACAAGCCTGTATTCACAGGTCGATCAGCAATTAGGGGTTCCGCAAATTTCAAAGGTGGCCATGGCTTTGGATTAAAATTCAGGCAGTTCCTTGGCAAGGGTCTTCGATCAGGCTTCCTCCCTTGTAATGATGAGAATGTTTATTGGTTTTTGACTTGGATTCCATCCACCAAAT ATGAAGAATTAGAAGACGACCCAGTTAAACTGAAGCAATTTGTAATGAGCAAGCTTGAAGATATACCCAATGAGATGAAATCTGTTGTAGGAAAAACTGAGCTAGATGCCATTGCATCATCCCCGTTAAGATACAGAAGACCTTGGGAGCTTCTATGGGGCAATATAAGCAAAGGCAACGTTTGTGTAGCTGGTGATGCCCTTCATCCCATGACACCAGACCTTGGGCAAGGTGGATGTGCAGCTTTGGAAGATGGGGTTGTTCTAGCAAGGTGTATTGCTGAAGCGTTACTGAAACCAGGTGGGGAAGAAAACAATGGAAAAATAGTTGATGAAGAAGAGGAATACAAAAGGATTGAAATGGGGTTGAAAAATTATGCTCAAGAGAGAAGATGGAGAAGTATTGATCTAGTTAGCACAGCTTCTATGGTGGGTTATATCCAACAAAACAGCGGGAAGATTATGAACTTCCTCCGAGATAAATTCCTTTCCAGATTCTTACCTGGGATGCTGTTAAGAAAGGCTAGTTTTGATTGCGGCACGCTCAGATATTGA
- the LOC107921556 gene encoding monooxygenase 2 — protein MEIVEDIVIVGAGIAGLTTSLGLHRLGIRSLVLESSDRLRITGFALSTWNNAWKALDAIGIGESLRHQHHLTPSILFASTNLDQPVSEISYKGHEVRCLQRRLLLETLANELPSDTIRFSSKVVSIEESGFLKRVHLSDGTILKTKVLIGCDGVNSVVAKWLGFKKPVFTGRLAIRGYTNFKDGHGLGPKFRQFVGKGLRFGFLPCNDEDFHWFLTWTPSTKDEELEDDPVKLKQFVMSKLEDIPNEMKSVVEKTQLDAILSSPLKYRRPWELLWGNISKGNVCVAGDALHPMTPELGQGGCAALEDGVVLARCIAEALLKPGGEETNGKIVDEEEEDRRIEIGLKIFAQKRRWRSIDLISTSYMVGYIQQNNGTVINFLRDNLLSTFLPGMLLRKGDFDCGKLKY, from the exons ATGGAAATAGTTGAAGACATTGTGATCGTGGGGGCTGGAATTGCTGGTCTAACCACATCCTTGGGACTTCACAG GCTTGGAATTCGTAGTTTAGTATTGGAATCATCGGACAGATTAAGGATCACTGGCTTTGCATTGTCGACATGGAACAATGCCTGGAAAGCCTTGGATGCTATTGGCATCGGTGAATCTCTCCGGCATCAACATCACCTTACGCCAAG CATACTTTTTGCCTCTACAAATTTAGACCAGCCAGTGTCAGAGATATCGTATAAGGGCCATGAAGTTCGTTGTCTTCAAAGGAGATTGCTGTTGGAAACTCTAGCAAATGAACTCCCCAGCGATACCATCAGGTTTTCGTCTAAAGTGGTTTCCATTGAAGAATCTGGCTTCCTCAAACGAGTGCACCTATCTGATGGAACTATCCTCAAAACCAAG GTACTGATTGGTTGTGATGGAGTGAACTCAgtggtggcaaaatggcttggtttcAAGAAGCCTGTTTTCACAGGTCGATTAGCAATTAGGGGTTACACAAATTTCAAAGATGGCCATGGTTTGGGACCAAAATTTAGGCAGTTCGTTGGCAAAGGTCTTCGATTTGGTTTCCTCCCTTGTAATGATGAGGATTTTCATTGGTTTTTGACTTGGACTCCATCCACCAAAG ATGAAGAATTAGAAGACGACCCAGTTAAGCTGAAGCAATTTGTAATGAGCAAGCTTGAAGATATACCCAATGAAATGAAATCTGTTGTAGAGAAAACTCAACTAGATGCCATTTTATCATCTCCATTAAAATACAGAAGACCTTGGGAGCTTCTATGGGGAAATATCAGTAAAGGCAACGTTTGTGTAGCTGGTGATGCCCTTCATCCCATGACACCAGAACTTGGCCAAGGTGGATGTGCAGCCTTGGAAGATGGGGTTGTTCTAGCAAGGTGTATTGCTGAAGCATTATTGAAACCAGGTGGGGAAGAAACCAATGGTAAAATAGTTGATGAAGAAGAGGAAGACAGGAGGATTGAAATAGGGTTGAAAATATTTGCTCAAAAGAGAAGATGGAGAAGTATTGATCTCATTAGCACATCTTATATGGTGGGTTATATACAACAAAACAATGGGACAGTTATTAACTTCTTAAGAGATAATTTACTTTCCACATTCTTACCTGGGATGCTATTAAGAAAGGGTGATTTTGATTGTGGCAAGCTTAAATATTAA